The Coffea arabica cultivar ET-39 chromosome 4e, Coffea Arabica ET-39 HiFi, whole genome shotgun sequence genome includes a window with the following:
- the LOC113740841 gene encoding protein ALP1-like, with protein sequence MASAPPNFGLNLDDPEDARRAATAVLILQWHFQTHQVPRTGQRVHTSAMTGQGWVEDLLGGKCIRMLNNMRMNVPIFIQLCRILRESGYITEGPCDKVTLEESVAIALYGLSHDLTQRVLGERFQHSTETIHRHVRRLCQALVQLAPIALRHRNTDTTHPRIRNNRRFYPWFKDCIGTIDGTHVSASVPRGEQDAFRNRKGTLSQNVLAACDHDMRFVYVRAGWEGSAHDSRVLMDAISNPDAAFPVPPVGKYYVVDAVYRHMPGFMAPFKSGPGGRSQTAQKGEFNRRHSSVWNIRERTFGVWKMRFKILDGPMKNYPVEEQRNIVVACCVLHNFIREMQPYDVYLADEANMDGAHTAGAQIPQLHVTPEALHD encoded by the exons ATGGCCAGCGCTCCGCCCAATTTTGGACTGAATTTAGATGACCCAGAGGATGCAAGGAGAGCCGCAACTGCTGTGTTGATTCTACAGTGGCATTTTCAAACCCATCAGGTTCCAAGGACAGGGCAGAGGGTCCACACGAGTGCCATGACTGGTCAGGGTTGGGTTGAGGATCTACTGGGGGGAAAGTGCATTAGGATGCTTAATAACATGCGCATGAATGTGCCCATATTTATTCAATTATGCCGGATATTGCGAGAAAGTGGATACATTACAGAGGGCCCTTGTGATAAAGTGACTTTGGAGGAAAGCGTAGCAATTGCCTTATATGGTCTGAGCCATGATTTGACACAAAGAGTGCTAGGTGAACGATTCCAACATTCCACTGAGACAATTCATCGACACGTACGCCGCCTATGCCAGGCCTTAGTCCAATTAGCACCTATTGCACTCCGACATAGGAACACAGATACTACTCATCCTCGGATTCGGAATAATAGACGATTTTATCCATGGTTTAAG gattgcattggAACTATTGATGGAACACATGTCTCGGCAAGCGTGCCAAGAGGGGAACAGGATGCCTTTCGTAACAGAAAAGGCACGCTTTCACAGAATGTTTTAGCTGCATGTGACCACGATATGAGGTTCGTATATGTCAGAGCTGGCTGGGAAGGAAGTGCCCATGATAGCCGTGTCTTAATGGATGCTATTTCCAATCCGGATGCAGCATTTCCCGTACCACCGGTTGGAAAATATTACGTGGTTGATGCAGTGTACAGACACATGCCAGGATTCATGGCCCCTTTCAAGAGTGGTCCAGGAGGGAGATCACAGACTGCACAGAAAGGTGAATTTAATCGCCGTCATTCTTCGGTTTGGAATATAAGAGAGAGGACGTTTGGGGTATGGAAAATGAGATTCAAAATTTTGGATGGTCCAATGAAAAACTATCCTGTTGAGGAACAGAGGAACATTGTAGTGGCGTGCTGTGTACTGCACAATTTCATTAGGGAGATGCAGCCATACGACGTCTACTTGGCGGATGAAGCGAATATGGATGGCGCACATACCGCAGGAGCTCAAATACCTCAATTGCACGTCACTCCAGAAGCACTCCATGATTGA